In Bactrocera oleae isolate idBacOlea1 chromosome 5, idBacOlea1, whole genome shotgun sequence, a genomic segment contains:
- the LOC138855663 gene encoding uncharacterized protein has protein sequence MGQEISQQKKCSIISRHKTHQQTPQSLQPQPQRGATKNLKPSTNFTTSNGKYTRHSQEFQSVYAPSSNISTTSSSSTDDEHYRLRQKYNLNKQTYEKFRASKKLSLISSTTDQSTSTSNSASTNSSSSTYQNSKSSEPTYNNIVRKPSQHKRKNSSSTDSGIYYASCHCTSSVLSSSATSSSSLCSTSACGCSTSSNQSRSSLDQKKNYLCKHLYIKSYLDILEEDEKAHAHFKSAKPGGIRNYKPKILGETALSTSAPQSTGFSISSNNLKLREKCKEDPWI, from the coding sequence ATGGGACAGGAGATATCTCAGCAAAAGAAATGCAGCATTATTAGTCGACACAAAACACACCAACAAACACCGCAATCTCTCCAACCGCAACCACAACGAGGCGcaacaaaaaatctaaaaccTTCCACTAATTTCACAACGTCCAACGGCAAATACACCAGACACTCACAAGAATTCCAAAGCGTCTACGCACCTTCCTCCAATATCTCGACGACCTCTTCCAGCTCCACCGACGACGAGCACTATCGGCTACGACAGAAATACAATCTGAATAAGCAAACTTATGAGAAATTCCGAGCGTCGAAAAAACTCAGTCTCATCAGCAGTACCACAGATCAGAGCACTAGCACCAGCAATTCCGCGTCGACCAATAGCAGCTCATCTACCTATCAAAATTCGAAATCCAGTGAACCAACTTATAATAACATCGTGCGCAAACCGTCACAACATAAGCGCAAAAATTCTTCGAGCACCGATAGCGGCATCTACTACGCCTCCTGTCATTGCACCTCTTCTGTCTTGTCTTCATCAGCTACATCCTCTTCTTCGCTGTGCTCGACAAGCGCCTGTGGCTGCTCCACTTCATCCAACCAATCGCGCAGCTCACTCGATCAAAAGAAAAACTATCTCtgtaaacatttgtatataaaatcgtATCTAGATATTTTGGAGGAAGACGAGAAGGCGCACGCTCACTTCAAATCGGCTAAACCGGGCGGCATACGCAATTACAAACCGAAAATTTTGGGTGAAACCGCGTTATCAACCAGTGCACCACAGAGTACAGGATTTAgtatcagcagcaacaacttaAAACTGCGTGAGAAGTGTAAGGAAGATCCGTGGATTTGA